The Pseudomonas wenzhouensis genome has a segment encoding these proteins:
- a CDS encoding DUF523 domain-containing protein: protein MQKILVSRCLLGHRVRYDGGAHGPFDLLQQWLDEGRVVALCPEVAGGLPTPRPPAEIAGGQGALVLDGRLPVLTVDGADVTDAFVAGAQQALALVREHGIGLALLKARSPSCGNLENYDGSFSGVRVAGEGVTAALLKRAGVKVFNELQLDEAAAELTRLERD, encoded by the coding sequence GTGCAGAAAATCCTCGTCAGCCGTTGCCTGCTGGGCCATCGCGTGCGCTATGACGGCGGAGCGCATGGGCCCTTCGATCTGCTGCAGCAGTGGCTGGATGAAGGGCGAGTGGTCGCCCTGTGCCCGGAGGTAGCCGGCGGCCTGCCGACGCCCCGGCCGCCTGCCGAGATCGCGGGTGGGCAGGGCGCGCTGGTATTGGATGGGCGTTTACCCGTGCTGACTGTCGATGGCGCCGACGTCACCGATGCCTTCGTCGCGGGTGCGCAGCAGGCGCTGGCCCTGGTGCGGGAGCACGGTATTGGCCTGGCCCTGCTCAAGGCGCGCAGCCCGTCGTGCGGCAATCTGGAAAATTACGATGGCAGCTTCAGCGGTGTGCGCGTGGCGGGCGAGGGCGTCACCGCTGCCCTGCTGAAACGCGCTGGCGTGAAGGTGTTCAACGAACTGCAGCTGGACGAAGCCGCAGCCGAATTGACACGGCTGGAGCGAGATTGA
- a CDS encoding 2OG-Fe(II) oxygenase, which produces MTESSQHDLFASLIDDLANQGWSQRALFAPEVLTRELAAECRKRAHSGALNAASVGRGGAQQVQEGIRGDRIQWLEPGQSAACDQYLQHMDDLRQALNRTLYLGLEDYECHFACYAPGAFYQRHLDRFRDDDRRTVSAVFYLNDDWQPEQGGALRLYLADGREHDVLPRAGTLALFLSADMPHEVLPATRERLSLTGWFRRRGEGPF; this is translated from the coding sequence ATGACCGAATCCAGCCAGCACGACCTCTTTGCCAGCCTTATCGACGATCTTGCCAATCAGGGCTGGTCGCAACGGGCGTTGTTCGCCCCCGAGGTTCTGACCCGCGAACTGGCCGCCGAGTGCCGCAAACGTGCGCACAGCGGCGCGCTGAATGCCGCCAGCGTCGGCCGTGGCGGCGCGCAGCAGGTGCAGGAAGGCATTCGCGGTGACCGTATCCAGTGGCTGGAGCCTGGTCAGAGTGCTGCCTGTGACCAGTATCTGCAGCACATGGACGATCTGCGCCAGGCGCTCAATCGCACGCTTTACCTGGGCCTTGAAGACTACGAGTGTCACTTCGCCTGTTACGCACCGGGCGCGTTCTATCAACGCCACCTCGATCGGTTTCGTGATGACGACCGGCGCACCGTCTCGGCAGTGTTCTACCTCAACGATGACTGGCAACCCGAGCAGGGCGGTGCGCTGCGCCTGTATCTGGCCGATGGCCGCGAGCATGATGTGCTGCCACGGGCCGGCACCCTGGCCTTGTTCCTCTCCGCCGACATGCCGCATGAAGTGTTGCCGGCCACGCGCGAGCGCCTGTCGCTGACGGGGTGGTTCCGGCGGCGCGGCGAGGGGCCGTTCTGA
- a CDS encoding alpha/beta hydrolase, whose protein sequence is MSEPFQPDQLRPLLRPLAAAHLDLPALQAYRSFYGFDLGARFTGLDNRLGSFNAAGYQIAVQLWAPAEPQGTLLLLHGYYDHMGLYRHVVDWALSMNFAMLACDLPGHGLSSGARASIGDFAEYQQVLAGLFEQASELGLPQPWHLCGQSTGGAILLDYLLADGRRPELGQSILLAPLVRPRSWGWSKLSYRLLSPFVREIPRRFSENSSDATFIDFVHNLDPLQPRSLPTAWVGALSQWVPRIEAAGRSRHSPLIIQGEADMTVDWRHNLEVLQDKFHQPQILRLADARHHLANENAALRKHYFDFLRERLA, encoded by the coding sequence ATGTCAGAGCCGTTTCAACCCGACCAGTTACGCCCACTGCTGCGACCCTTGGCCGCAGCGCACCTGGATTTACCGGCGTTGCAGGCGTATCGCAGCTTCTATGGTTTCGATCTGGGAGCACGTTTTACCGGGCTGGATAACCGCCTCGGCAGTTTCAATGCCGCGGGCTACCAGATTGCCGTACAGCTGTGGGCGCCGGCCGAGCCGCAGGGCACCCTGCTGTTGCTGCATGGCTATTACGACCATATGGGCCTGTACCGACATGTGGTTGACTGGGCGCTGAGCATGAATTTTGCCATGCTCGCCTGCGACCTGCCGGGACACGGTCTGTCCAGCGGCGCGCGCGCCAGCATCGGAGATTTTGCCGAGTATCAGCAGGTGCTCGCGGGCCTGTTCGAACAGGCTAGCGAACTGGGGCTGCCGCAGCCCTGGCACCTGTGTGGGCAGAGTACGGGCGGGGCGATCCTGCTGGATTATCTGCTTGCCGATGGTCGGCGTCCGGAACTGGGCCAGAGCATCCTGCTGGCGCCGCTGGTGCGGCCACGCTCCTGGGGCTGGTCGAAGCTCAGCTATCGCCTGCTCAGCCCCTTCGTCCGCGAGATCCCCCGGCGTTTCAGTGAAAACTCCAGCGACGCCACCTTTATCGACTTCGTGCACAACCTCGATCCGCTGCAGCCGCGCAGCCTGCCGACGGCCTGGGTCGGCGCGCTGAGCCAGTGGGTGCCGCGTATCGAGGCAGCCGGGCGCAGCCGGCACAGCCCGCTGATCATTCAGGGTGAGGCGGACATGACCGTGGACTGGCGCCACAACCTCGAAGTCCTGCAGGACAAGTTCCATCAGCCGCAGATCCTGCGATTGGCAGACGCCCGCCATCACCTGGCGAACGAGAACGCAGCGTTGCGTAAGCATTATTTCGACTTTCTGCGCGAGCGACTGGCGTAG
- a CDS encoding DUF6436 domain-containing protein, giving the protein MLRLSRKNLLITLLTLACLVALTLAYRWFETRYLRTFDERAAVFSGAELQLPAALSGPGAIRLVHFWDPACPCNVGNQQHLAELIAHYAPQGVQFHVVRKPGSQGRLPAELAALQVIDELPGSAKLPASPAVAIWDKQGQLAYFGPYSEGLVCNSSNSFIEPILEALAAGRKVDASNTLAVGCFCQWAETDSE; this is encoded by the coding sequence ATGCTCCGCCTGTCCCGCAAGAACCTGCTCATCACCCTGCTCACCCTGGCTTGCCTGGTGGCTCTGACGCTGGCCTACCGCTGGTTCGAGACGCGCTACCTGCGCACCTTCGACGAGCGTGCAGCGGTGTTCTCCGGCGCCGAGCTGCAATTGCCCGCCGCCCTGAGCGGCCCCGGCGCGATCCGCCTGGTGCACTTCTGGGACCCGGCCTGCCCATGCAATGTCGGCAACCAGCAGCACCTGGCCGAACTGATCGCACACTATGCGCCGCAAGGCGTGCAGTTTCATGTCGTGCGCAAGCCCGGCAGCCAGGGCCGCCTGCCAGCCGAACTGGCCGCATTGCAAGTCATCGACGAGCTGCCCGGCAGCGCCAAACTGCCGGCCAGCCCGGCCGTGGCGATCTGGGACAAACAAGGCCAGCTGGCCTATTTCGGCCCCTACAGCGAAGGGCTGGTGTGCAACTCGAGCAACAGTTTCATCGAACCCATACTCGAAGCGCTGGCGGCCGGGCGCAAGGTGGATGCCAGCAACACCCTGGCCGTGGGCTGCTTCTGCCAATGGGCTGAAACCGACAGCGAATGA
- a CDS encoding IS110 family transposase: protein MSSFDFIPLGIDISKKKIDCALMLGAKFKNKVFANNPEGFVGLCAWIDQHAQATVHICMEATGIYWEAVAVHLANAGHRVSVINPALAKAHAQSLGLRSKTDAIDAKALADYCRQRQPALWVAPSLSEQRLKALVLRLQGLVTMRTEEKNRIESARDSVRESLDKHLQWLDEEIKRIELQISQTLDDDPTLRGKRELLISIPGLGERTLSVLLAYGLGGERFDKARQFVAFAGLSVRAYESGSSVRGKPRMSKVGHSRLRSALYMPAMVALYRTDWGRRYRDRLAGNGKPAKVIIGAMMRKLVHVAFGVLKSGRKFDPELHVACAR, encoded by the coding sequence ATGAGCTCTTTTGACTTCATCCCTCTGGGAATCGACATATCCAAGAAGAAAATCGATTGCGCCCTGATGCTGGGTGCAAAATTCAAGAACAAGGTCTTCGCCAATAACCCCGAAGGGTTTGTCGGGTTGTGCGCTTGGATCGATCAGCACGCCCAAGCAACAGTGCACATCTGTATGGAGGCTACGGGCATCTACTGGGAGGCAGTGGCTGTACATCTGGCCAATGCGGGGCATCGCGTCAGTGTCATCAATCCAGCCCTGGCCAAAGCCCATGCTCAATCGCTGGGTCTGCGTAGCAAGACTGATGCAATCGATGCAAAGGCGTTGGCTGATTATTGTCGGCAACGACAACCTGCCCTTTGGGTTGCTCCATCACTTTCGGAGCAGCGGTTAAAAGCGCTGGTACTGCGCCTTCAAGGCCTAGTGACCATGCGCACCGAGGAAAAGAACCGGATCGAGTCGGCCCGTGACTCGGTGCGTGAAAGTCTGGACAAGCACCTGCAATGGCTCGACGAAGAGATCAAGCGTATTGAACTGCAGATATCCCAGACGCTTGATGATGACCCGACGTTACGAGGCAAGCGTGAGCTGCTGATCTCCATCCCTGGTCTTGGGGAACGCACCTTATCCGTTCTATTGGCCTACGGCCTGGGAGGAGAACGCTTCGACAAGGCGCGCCAATTCGTTGCCTTTGCCGGCTTGAGCGTGCGTGCGTATGAGTCTGGCAGCAGCGTCAGGGGCAAGCCGCGGATGTCCAAGGTCGGTCACTCACGGCTGCGCAGTGCGCTGTACATGCCCGCGATGGTGGCTCTGTACAGAACCGACTGGGGGCGTCGCTATCGTGACCGGCTTGCCGGTAACGGCAAGCCAGCCAAAGTCATCATCGGTGCCATGATGCGCAAACTCGTGCATGTGGCCTTTGGCGTGCTGAAGTCCGGACGAAAGTTCGACCCCGAACTCCATGTCGCTTGCGCCAGATAA
- a CDS encoding IS5-like element ISPst12 family transposase encodes MRGLDLKQNELFSYTTLEQRIPNDHPLRPLRGLVDTVLASMDRDFDGLYSTLGRASIAPERLLRASLLQVIYTIRSERQLVEQIDFNLLFRWFVGLSMDERMWDHSTFSQNRDRLFNQDVARLFFQRIKSLAAWSEYASNEHFSVDGTLIDAWASHKSFIKKDGGDPPEDGTRNPDADFKGEKRSNATHQSTSDPEARLARKSNGDASRLAHMAHTMMEHRNGLIVDVECTEFNGRAEVEAALEMLERTAKPGSTVGADKNYDQKRFVQRARELKVTPHVAQKRKGSAIDGRTTRHPGYAASQKIRKRIEEGFGWLKTVGGLRKTKLIGRAKLSAQLLLGFSVYNLIRLGSLSGWWRGSHV; translated from the coding sequence ATGCGTGGACTCGACCTCAAACAAAACGAGCTGTTCAGTTATACGACGCTGGAGCAGCGCATCCCGAACGATCACCCGCTGCGTCCCCTGCGAGGCCTGGTCGATACCGTTCTGGCTTCGATGGATCGGGACTTCGACGGGCTGTACTCCACCCTGGGACGGGCCTCGATTGCGCCGGAGCGGCTGCTGCGCGCCTCGTTGCTGCAGGTGATTTACACCATTCGCTCCGAGCGGCAGTTGGTCGAGCAGATTGATTTCAACCTGCTGTTTCGCTGGTTCGTCGGCTTGTCGATGGACGAGCGCATGTGGGATCACTCGACCTTCAGCCAGAACCGTGACCGCTTGTTCAACCAGGATGTAGCGCGGCTGTTCTTCCAGCGCATCAAGTCGCTGGCCGCATGGTCCGAGTACGCCAGCAACGAGCATTTCAGCGTCGATGGCACGCTGATCGACGCCTGGGCCTCGCACAAGTCCTTTATCAAGAAGGATGGCGGCGACCCACCGGAGGATGGCACGCGCAACCCCGATGCCGACTTCAAGGGCGAGAAGCGCAGCAACGCGACCCACCAATCGACCAGCGATCCCGAGGCCCGGCTGGCGCGCAAGAGCAATGGCGATGCCAGTCGTCTGGCGCACATGGCCCACACGATGATGGAGCACCGCAACGGTCTGATCGTGGATGTGGAATGCACCGAGTTCAATGGACGTGCCGAGGTAGAGGCGGCGCTGGAGATGCTGGAGCGCACGGCCAAGCCGGGCAGCACGGTAGGTGCAGACAAGAATTACGACCAGAAGCGTTTCGTGCAGAGGGCGCGCGAGCTGAAAGTGACACCGCATGTGGCGCAGAAGCGCAAGGGCAGCGCCATCGATGGGCGCACCACGCGGCATCCGGGGTATGCCGCCAGCCAGAAGATCCGCAAGCGGATCGAAGAAGGTTTTGGCTGGCTGAAGACGGTTGGCGGCCTGCGCAAGACCAAGCTGATCGGTCGCGCCAAGCTGAGTGCTCAGTTATTGCTGGGTTTCTCGGTCTACAACCTGATCCGACTGGGTAGCCTGTCGGGTTGGTGGCGAGGATCGCATGTATAG
- a CDS encoding AraC family transcriptional regulator: MPDNAFVALTHSSTLRRLLYEALAALGLDPTDTYRQAYAGVALAAPLLEAREEHDNAPRFWQALEGITGDADIGLHLGEVMQPRPMDVVGYLLLAARDVRQGLQAFVRFQHILSGGFAARLEEQGEEARLVIDLNYREVGSLRQQMECLAVLLSKMLASAAGGELPLLGVEFRHLAPRRLVEHRRLLGVEPRFAQPHDVLILPRVLLSRPSRSASPRLFEVLSEEAERQLAELVENQLLARVRYWLELNLGRATCSLQACAQALGSNRSALQRALSEQGSSFRALHDEVRRLRALRLLDQGQDMRDVARACGFAELSPFYRAFRRWQGGTPRGLVARHGATGE, translated from the coding sequence ATGCCCGATAACGCCTTCGTCGCCCTGACCCACTCTTCGACCCTGCGTCGCCTGCTGTATGAAGCCCTGGCGGCATTGGGGCTCGATCCCACCGATACCTACCGTCAGGCCTACGCCGGCGTGGCGCTGGCGGCGCCGTTGCTGGAGGCGCGTGAGGAGCATGACAACGCACCGCGCTTCTGGCAGGCGTTGGAAGGTATCACCGGGGACGCCGACATTGGCCTGCACCTGGGCGAGGTCATGCAGCCACGGCCGATGGATGTGGTCGGTTACCTGCTGCTGGCTGCTCGGGACGTGCGTCAGGGCTTGCAAGCCTTCGTGCGCTTCCAGCACATCCTCTCCGGCGGGTTCGCCGCGCGGCTGGAGGAGCAGGGCGAGGAAGCGCGCCTGGTGATCGACCTCAACTACCGTGAGGTCGGTTCACTGCGCCAGCAGATGGAGTGCCTGGCCGTGCTGCTGAGCAAGATGCTGGCATCGGCCGCTGGCGGTGAGCTGCCGCTACTGGGCGTCGAGTTTCGTCACCTGGCGCCACGCAGGCTGGTCGAGCATCGTCGCCTGCTGGGCGTCGAGCCACGCTTCGCGCAGCCGCATGACGTACTGATCCTGCCGCGCGTATTGCTCTCGCGACCCTCGCGCAGCGCCAGTCCAAGGCTGTTCGAGGTGCTCAGCGAGGAAGCCGAGAGGCAATTGGCGGAGTTGGTGGAAAACCAGCTGTTGGCACGGGTGCGCTACTGGCTGGAACTCAACCTGGGCCGCGCAACCTGCAGCCTGCAAGCCTGCGCGCAGGCCTTGGGCAGTAACCGCAGCGCCTTGCAGCGGGCATTGAGCGAGCAGGGCAGCAGCTTTCGTGCCCTGCACGATGAAGTGCGCCGCTTGCGCGCGCTGCGCCTGCTCGATCAGGGGCAGGATATGCGCGACGTGGCACGGGCCTGCGGTTTCGCCGAGCTGTCACCGTTCTACCGCGCCTTCCGCCGCTGGCAGGGCGGCACACCGCGTGGTCTGGTAGCGCGCCACGGAGCGACTGGCGAGTGA
- a CDS encoding penicillin acylase family protein produces MKRSLTALALVIAAAAGGLTWYLHDKQPQRDGELRMSTLQAPVTVDYDERGVPHIRAENEADMYRALGFVHAQDRLFQMELLRRLARGELAEVLGEQLVPTDRLFRTLEIARHADAYAARLDASSPSTQALQHYLEGINQYQASRPRPLEFDLLGITSRPFTMADTLSVAGYVAYSFAAALRTEPLMTHIRDELGADYLQLFDLDWYPQGVLANTLNTGDWQDLAALAQLSNGALAGSGLPQFEGSNAWVVSGSRTASGKPLLAGDPHIRFSLPAVWYEAHLQAPGYELYGYHHALVPSAMLGHNRDFAWSLTMFQNDDLDLIAERVNPDNANQVWYRGNWVDLEQRTETIQVKDAEPVQLTLRRSPHGPIINDALGQTSGSTPIAMWWAFLETDNPMLDAFYQLNRADSLGKARAAVEKIEAPGLNVVWANASGDIAWWAAAKLPLRPAGVNPTFILDGSSGEADKLGYHPFSANPQEENPERGYILSANYQPVPASGIEIPGYYNLPDRGQRLNQRLNDTSVKWDTHNSQALQLDPGTGYGPRLLAPILDELRSAALDDQERALVAQLAGWNGDHTLDSVAATLFNQLTYQIAHEAMADELGEVFFDSLLQSRALDSALPRLTADADSPWWNRQGSEQRESRAQIVADAWRASLAHLRHVLGNAPETWTWDRAHTLTHEHPLGQQPLLARVLNIGPFAAPGGHETPNNLSHKIGTAPWPVVYGPSTRRLIDLADADKALGGIPVGQSGVPFDAHYADQAAAHVAGEYQPQHLSEADVNAHSQGTLRLLPR; encoded by the coding sequence ATGAAACGCTCACTGACCGCCCTGGCGCTGGTAATCGCTGCCGCAGCCGGTGGCCTGACCTGGTATCTGCACGACAAGCAACCGCAACGTGACGGCGAATTGCGAATGAGCACCCTGCAGGCGCCGGTCACGGTCGACTATGACGAGCGCGGCGTGCCGCATATTCGCGCCGAGAACGAGGCCGACATGTACCGCGCCCTGGGCTTCGTGCATGCCCAGGATCGTCTGTTCCAGATGGAGCTGCTGCGCCGTCTGGCACGCGGCGAACTGGCCGAAGTCCTGGGTGAACAGCTGGTGCCCACCGATCGCCTGTTCCGCACCCTGGAAATCGCTCGCCATGCCGATGCCTACGCCGCCCGACTGGATGCCAGCAGCCCATCCACCCAGGCCCTGCAGCACTATCTCGAAGGCATCAACCAGTACCAGGCCAGCCGCCCGCGCCCACTGGAGTTCGACCTGCTGGGCATCACGTCACGCCCCTTCACCATGGCCGATACGCTGAGCGTCGCCGGTTACGTGGCCTACAGCTTCGCCGCCGCCTTGCGCACCGAGCCGCTGATGACCCATATCCGCGACGAGCTGGGCGCGGACTACCTCCAGCTGTTCGATCTCGACTGGTATCCACAGGGCGTACTCGCCAACACACTGAATACCGGTGACTGGCAGGATCTCGCGGCACTCGCCCAACTCAGCAATGGTGCCCTGGCAGGCAGCGGCCTGCCCCAGTTCGAGGGCAGCAATGCCTGGGTCGTCTCCGGCAGCCGCACGGCCAGCGGCAAGCCACTGCTGGCCGGCGACCCGCACATTCGCTTCTCGCTGCCAGCCGTGTGGTACGAGGCCCATCTGCAAGCGCCCGGTTACGAGCTGTATGGCTACCACCACGCGCTGGTACCCAGCGCCATGCTCGGCCATAACCGCGACTTCGCCTGGAGCCTGACCATGTTCCAGAATGACGACCTCGACCTGATCGCCGAGCGCGTCAACCCGGACAACGCCAATCAGGTCTGGTACCGGGGCAATTGGGTCGACCTCGAGCAGCGCACGGAAACCATCCAGGTCAAGGACGCCGAACCGGTGCAGCTCACCCTGCGGCGCTCGCCGCACGGGCCGATCATCAACGATGCGCTGGGCCAGACCAGTGGCAGCACGCCCATCGCCATGTGGTGGGCCTTCCTCGAAACCGACAACCCGATGCTCGACGCCTTCTACCAGCTCAATCGTGCCGACAGCCTGGGCAAGGCGCGCGCCGCCGTCGAGAAGATCGAGGCCCCTGGCCTCAACGTGGTCTGGGCCAACGCCAGCGGTGATATCGCCTGGTGGGCGGCGGCCAAGCTGCCGCTGCGCCCAGCCGGGGTCAACCCGACCTTCATTCTCGACGGCAGCAGCGGCGAAGCGGACAAACTCGGCTATCACCCCTTCAGCGCCAACCCGCAGGAAGAAAATCCCGAGCGAGGCTATATCCTCTCGGCCAACTACCAGCCCGTGCCGGCCAGTGGCATCGAGATTCCCGGTTATTACAACCTGCCTGATCGCGGTCAGCGCCTGAACCAGCGCCTGAACGACACCTCGGTGAAATGGGATACGCACAACAGCCAGGCACTGCAGCTCGACCCCGGCACCGGTTATGGCCCGCGTCTGCTGGCGCCGATCCTCGACGAACTGCGCAGCGCGGCACTGGACGATCAGGAGCGCGCGCTGGTGGCGCAACTGGCCGGGTGGAATGGCGACCATACGCTCGACTCCGTGGCCGCTACCCTGTTCAACCAGCTGACCTATCAGATCGCCCACGAAGCCATGGCCGACGAACTGGGCGAGGTATTCTTCGACAGCCTGCTGCAGTCCCGCGCGCTCGACAGCGCCCTGCCGCGCCTGACCGCCGATGCCGACTCCCCCTGGTGGAACCGCCAGGGCAGCGAACAACGCGAAAGCCGTGCGCAGATCGTCGCCGATGCCTGGCGCGCCAGCCTGGCGCATCTGCGCCACGTACTCGGCAACGCCCCGGAAACCTGGACCTGGGATCGCGCGCATACCCTCACCCACGAACACCCACTTGGCCAACAGCCGCTATTGGCGCGCGTGCTGAATATCGGCCCGTTCGCCGCACCCGGTGGCCATGAAACGCCGAACAACCTGTCACACAAAATCGGTACGGCGCCCTGGCCGGTGGTTTACGGCCCTTCGACGCGGCGCCTGATCGACCTGGCCGATGCCGACAAGGCGCTGGGCGGCATTCCCGTCGGCCAGAGCGGCGTCCCCTTCGACGCGCATTACGCTGATCAAGCCGCCGCACATGTGGCCGGCGAGTATCAACCGCAGCATCTGAGCGAAGCCGACGTCAACGCGCACAGCCAGGGCACGCTGCGCCTGCTGCCGCGCTGA
- the trmL gene encoding tRNA (uridine(34)/cytosine(34)/5-carboxymethylaminomethyluridine(34)-2'-O)-methyltransferase TrmL codes for MFHVILFQPEIPPNTGNIIRLCANSGCQLHLIEPLGFELDDKRLRRAGLDYHEYATLKRHSDLQSCLDSLGQPRLFAFTTKGSQPFHEIAYQPGDAFLFGPESRGLPEEVRNALPPERRVRLPMRAGCRSLNLSNTVAVTVYEAWRQNGFAEAE; via the coding sequence ATGTTTCACGTCATCCTCTTTCAACCGGAAATTCCGCCCAATACCGGCAACATTATCAGGCTGTGTGCCAACAGCGGCTGCCAACTGCACCTGATCGAGCCGCTGGGCTTCGAGCTGGACGACAAGCGCCTGCGCCGCGCCGGCCTGGACTATCACGAATACGCCACGCTCAAGCGCCACTCTGACCTGCAGAGCTGCCTCGACAGCCTCGGCCAGCCGCGCCTGTTCGCCTTCACCACCAAGGGTTCGCAGCCGTTCCACGAAATCGCCTATCAGCCCGGTGATGCCTTCCTGTTCGGCCCGGAAAGCCGCGGCCTGCCAGAAGAGGTTCGCAACGCCCTGCCGCCCGAACGGCGCGTGCGCCTGCCGATGCGCGCCGGTTGCCGCAGCCTGAATCTCTCCAACACCGTGGCGGTGACGGTTTATGAAGCCTGGCGGCAGAACGGCTTCGCCGAAGCCGAGTGA
- the secB gene encoding protein-export chaperone SecB encodes MTEQANSGAAAADSQNPQFSLQRIYVKDLSFEAPKSPEIFRQEWTPSVGLDLNTRQKALEGDFHEVVLTLSVTVKNGEEVAFIAEVQQAGIFLIKGLDAASMSHTLGAFCPNILFPYAREALDSLVIRGSFPALMLSPVNFDALYAQELQRMQQAGETAAQ; translated from the coding sequence ATGACCGAGCAAGCCAACAGCGGCGCCGCCGCTGCCGATTCGCAGAACCCGCAATTCTCCCTGCAGCGCATCTACGTCAAGGACCTGTCCTTCGAAGCGCCGAAGAGCCCGGAAATCTTCCGTCAGGAGTGGACGCCGAGCGTCGGTCTGGATCTCAATACCCGCCAGAAGGCCCTGGAAGGTGACTTCCATGAAGTGGTGCTGACCCTGTCGGTAACGGTGAAGAACGGCGAAGAAGTCGCCTTTATCGCTGAAGTGCAGCAGGCCGGCATCTTCCTGATCAAGGGTCTGGACGCGGCTTCGATGAGCCACACCCTTGGCGCCTTCTGCCCGAACATCCTGTTCCCCTACGCCCGCGAAGCGCTGGACAGCCTGGTGATCCGCGGCTCGTTCCCGGCCCTGATGCTGTCGCCGGTGAACTTCGACGCGCTGTACGCCCAGGAGCTGCAGCGCATGCAGCAGGCTGGCGAAACCGCTGCGCAATAA
- the grxC gene encoding glutaredoxin 3, with product MTGVVIYSSDWCPYCMRAKQLLSSKGVGFEEICVDGQPAVRAEMTRKAGRTSVPQIWIGSTHVGGCDDLYALERAGKLDALLQNPA from the coding sequence ATGACCGGCGTGGTCATCTACTCCAGCGACTGGTGCCCCTACTGCATGCGTGCCAAGCAACTGCTGAGCAGCAAAGGGGTGGGCTTCGAGGAAATATGCGTCGACGGTCAGCCGGCCGTGCGCGCGGAGATGACCCGCAAGGCTGGGCGCACCTCGGTGCCGCAAATCTGGATCGGCAGCACCCATGTTGGTGGCTGTGACGACCTCTATGCCCTGGAGCGCGCCGGCAAGCTCGATGCGCTGCTGCAGAACCCCGCTTGA
- a CDS encoding rhodanese-like domain-containing protein — translation MFANLIEFIINHYVLSGTFAVLLVLLIVTEMRKGGQSLSSRELTALVNSEQGVVLDIRAQKDFSAGHIVDSLHIPYDKVAARIAELDKHKAKTIIIVDAMGQHAGSIARELKKAGYTVAKLSGGIATWRGDNLPLVK, via the coding sequence ATGTTCGCCAACCTGATTGAATTCATCATTAACCACTATGTACTGAGCGGCACATTTGCCGTGCTGCTGGTGCTGCTGATCGTCACCGAAATGCGCAAGGGCGGGCAGAGCCTGTCGAGCCGCGAGCTCACCGCACTGGTCAACAGTGAACAGGGCGTGGTGTTGGATATCCGCGCGCAGAAGGACTTCTCCGCCGGTCATATCGTCGATTCGCTGCACATTCCTTACGACAAGGTCGCAGCGCGCATCGCCGAGCTGGACAAGCACAAGGCCAAGACCATCATCATCGTCGACGCCATGGGCCAGCACGCCGGCAGCATCGCCCGCGAGCTGAAGAAGGCCGGCTACACCGTTGCCAAACTGTCCGGTGGCATCGCCACCTGGCGCGGCGACAACCTGCCGCTGGTGAAGTGA